DNA sequence from the Streptomyces tsukubensis genome:
GCGATCAGCTCCCCGGCCTCCTCGGTAGGCAACGTGCGTTCCACCAACTGCGGGGCGCGGTCGGACATTGCGGCGCTCTCCTCCCTGTCGGGCGCTGGGGTGTCACGCGCCCTCGGGGTGGGGACGCGTACCACCGCTCTTCTGCCGTGCCGATGCTGCCCCTCCGGATCGCGGAAAGGCCTCACGGCGGCTGTCGGCGCGTCGAGTATGCCCGATCACCGCACCGCCGTCACCAGGGGAAATCCGGACCCGGACGGTCCGCAGGGGGCCGGGTTCCGGCCGCGGAACGCGGGGGTCCCGGTGGGAGGGGTCAGAGGAGTCCGAGCCGGGTGACGAGGACGGCGACGAGGACGACGAGGGCCCAGCCGAGGACGTGCTCCAGCAGTTCGGAACCCTCGTCGGGGC
Encoded proteins:
- a CDS encoding SCO1431 family membrane protein; protein product: MTAAATAHGPAAAPAPRTRTGGPDEGSELLEHVLGWALVVLVAVLVTRLGLL